TCGCCCGTCGCTCAGGCCAGCCCCCTGGTGATGCGCGTGATCGGCGCCTGCGCCCTGGCTCACCTGATCAACGACCTGATCCAGGCGGTGTTGCCCGCCATCTACCCGATGCTCAAGCTCAACTACGGCCTGAGCTTCGCGCAGATCGGCCTGATCACCCTGACCTTTCAGCTCACCGCCTCGCTGCTGCAGCCCTGGGTGGGCTATCACACCGACCGCCATCCTAAGCCCTGGCTGCTGCCGGCCGGCTCGCTGTGCACCCTGGTCGGCATCCTCATGCTGGCCTTCGTTGGCAGCTTCCCGGCGATCCTCATGGCTTCGGCGCTGGTGGGTATCGGCTCGTCGACCTTCCACCCCGAAGCGTCGCGCATCGCTCGCCTGGCCTCGGGCGGGCGCTACGGCCTGGCGCAGTCCACCTTCCAGGTCGGCGGCAATGCCGGCACTGCCTTCGGCCCGCTGCTGGCGGCGGCCATCATCATTCCCTACGGCCAGGGCAACGTCGCATGGTTCGGCCTGTTCGCCGCCTTCGCCATCGTCGTGCTGTACGGCCTGAGCCGCTGGTATCGCCACCACCTGACGCTGTTCAAGCTCAAGCAGGGCGGTGTAGCTACTCACGGGCTGTCATCCGGGCGGGTGAAGTTCGCCTTGCTGATCCTGGCGCTGCTGGTGTTTTCCAAGTACTTCTACATGGCCAGCTTCACCAGCTACTTCACCTTCTTCCTGATCGAGAAGTTCGACCTGTCGGTGGCCAGCTCGCAGCTCTACCTGTTCCTGTTTCTCGGCGCGGTGGCAGCCGGCACCTTCTTCGGCGGGCCGATTGGCGACCGCATCGGGCGCAAGCAGGTGATCTGGTTCTCCATCCTCGGCGTGGCGCCGTTCTCCCTGCTGCTGCCGCACGTCGACCTGTTCTGGACGGGCGTGCTGAGCATGGTGATCGGCTTCATACTCGCCTCGGCATTCTCCGCCATCGTGGTCTTCGCCCAGGAGCTGATGCCGGGCAACGTCGGCATGATCGCCGGGCTGTTCTTCGGCCTGATGTTCGGCTTTGGCGGCATCGGCGGGGCGCTGCTGGGCTACCTGGCGGACATCCACGGCATCGAGGAGGTATTCCTGATCTGCTCCTTCCTGCCGCTGCTGGGCATCCTCACTGCGCTGCTGCCAACTCTGAAGGCGCGTTAACCCATCCGTCGCCACACGCTGGCCAGCCAGGGTTGCTGGTCGCGTGGCAGGCCGGCGGGGCGGTAGTAGTGCTCCAGTTCGACGAAGCCGGCTGCCGTGAGTCGTGCGCGCCAGCGTTCCAAGTCGTGGTAGCTGCCGTAGCGCGGGCCGTTCCAGCCTTCCTGATTCTCACCACGCGGGTTGGAGCTGAACAGCACGCCGCCGGGCTTGAGTGCCGCGTGCAGCTGGCCAAGCACACGCGGCAGTTCCTGATCCGGCACGTGGAACAGGCTGGCGTTGGCGAAGATGCCATCGAAATGCGCGGCTGGCAGATCCAGTTCGAGAAAGCTCTGCTGCCACACCTCGCAGTCGCTGTCGGCTTGCGCCATGGCGACGAACTCGGCGCAACCGTCGAGGCCGATGGCCTCATGGCCGAGCCTGCTGAAGGTGCGCAGGTCGCGCCCCGGACCGCAGCCGAAATCGAGAATGCGCCAGGGCTTTTGACCTTCGATATGACGCAGCAGCGCGGCGATGTTCTGGCTCACGTCATGGTCGCGGGTACCTTCGCGAAAGTCCTCGGCGCTGCTCTGGTAGTGGGCCAGGGTGAGGGCGCTGATCTGCGCGAGTTCTTCGGGGCTCAGGGGCATGATGGCGGTCCGCAAAAGAAGGCATTAAACCTGCTGGCGGTGGCTGCTGGCCAGTGAGGCGGGTGATGCCACAAGGCCGCCAATGAACCACCGCTGAGCTTTGACAGTCCCATTTTCCGAGGGGTACAGGCCGGCTGGCTGCAGTCGGGCGCCCACAATCAGGAGAAAATGCGATGGTTACGCACTACAAGGTCTCTGGCCACCTCGCGTGTGGCTCTCATGGTGAAAAGCTGTCCTCCACCAGCGATCTGGCCAAGGTCAAATGCCGCAATTGCCGCAAGACCGAAGTCTTCACCGAAGCACGTCGTAAAGCCCGCAATTCCGCCCGCCGCGCCGCGCGTCGGGAAAAGACTGCCACTGCCGTCAGCGACTGGCGCACCTCCTGGGAGGCGCGTCTGGCCGCCTTGCCAGGTCCGCAGCGTTTGCCGCGTGGTTTCGGCGACCAGGCATACGTCTAGCCGGGTGACGAGCGCTGCAGGCACCTCGGCCGCGAGCCGAGCCGCCGCGCCGGTCGCGGCTGAGGTGCTTCCGGCGTTTCGCTGCCGTGGTCCATCCAGGTCTTGAGTTCGATACGCGCAACAGGCTGTTCCCGCGTTTGCTCCGTAGCTCGGCTTTGCCTTAGATTGGCCGGCTCACCTCGACCGGAACCGCCCGGTCATGCCTCAAGGTCTGCGTCGTGTCTGCTGCTCTGCCCGCTTCCGTTTATCGTCTTCCCGGTTTTCTGTCGTTTCTCATCGCCCGCATCGTCGTGGTTTTCGCGGTGCAGATTCAGGCCGTCGTGGTGGCCTGGCAGGTCTACGACCTGACCCGCGATCCGCTGTCGCTGGCCTATGTGGGTCTGGCCCAGTTCATCCCCATGCTGCTGCTTTTGATGCCGGCCGGCGATCTGATCGACCGCTACGACCGCAAGCTGATCCTCATGCTCAGCTGGGTGGTCGAGGGTGGATGCGCCGCCGCGCTGCTGTGGCTCTCGCTGAGCGAGGCGCCGGTCGCCTGGTATTACGCAGTGCTGGTGCTGTACGGCTGCGGTCGAGCCTTCACCGGGCCTGCGCTGTCGAGCCTGCTGCCGCAGATCGTGCCGCGCGAGCGCCTGGCCGCGGCTATCGCCGCCAACAGCATGATCATGCGCGGCGCGACCATTTCCGGGCCGGTGATCGGTGGTGGTCTGTATGCCCTCGGTGGCGGCGGGCTGACCTATTCGGTGTGTCTGGCGTGCTTCTTCGTTGGCTGCCTGCTGCTGCAGCGGGTGCCGGTACTCTATGCCGAGAAGATGCAGGTGCTGGAATCCGGCGCCTGGACGCGGTTCACCGCGGGCATTCACTTCATCCGCACGCGGCCGATCATCCTCGGCACCATCTCGCTGGATCTGTTCGCCGTGCTCTTGGGCGGCGTGGTGGCGCTGCTGCCGATCTACGCCCAGGAAGTGCTGGAAGTCGGCCCGACCGGCCTCGGCCTGCTGCGCAGCGCCATGGCCATCGGCGAGGTTTCCGTCGGCCTGTACCTGAGCATGAAGCCCTTCAACCGCCATGTCGGCCTGGTGATGTTCGGCGCGGTAGCGCTGTTCGGCCTGGCCAACCTGGTGTTCGCCCTGTCCAGCCTGTTCTGGCTGTCATTTGCCGCGCTGGTGGTGGCCGGCGGGGCGGACATGGTGAGCATGTACATCCGCTCATCCCTGGTGCAGTTCTCCACACCGGACGCCATGCGCGGCCGGGTCAACGCGGTGAACATGCTCTTCATCGGCTCGTCCAACGAGCTGGGTGAATTCCGCGCCGGTACCAGCGCTGCCTGGTTCGGCGTGGTGCCGGCGGCGCTGATCGGCTGCGCCTGCACCCTGACCGTGACGGGCGGCTGGATGCTCGGCTTCAAGAGCCTGCGTCAGGTCGACCGATTCGAGGATGCTTCGCCGAGCAGGGCGGCCTGACATGGCCCCGTACTGCTTCCGCGCTAGGACATGCGCATCGTACAGATGCAATGTGCGCAAAGGATTCGAGTCAAGGCGCTGGCGACCCTCTCCCATAAATGGAGAGGGGTAAAAGCTGCGTGGCATTGGCGCCGGGTGCGCTGTGCGCTGTGCGCACCGCGACTGAATCGGGCCTCTGGCTACCCTAACCGCAGCAGCGGCCTGAGCTTCAGGCCAAGCACGGTACCGATCAGGCAGAACAGGGCGAACACCCAGCCCGACGCTGCACCGGCCATCACTCCGGACAGCAGCGTGCCCACGGTGCAGCCCAGGGCCAGCAGGCTGCCCCAGCCCAATAGCACGCCGCCGAGCAGGCCGCGCAGCCAGTCACGTGGCGCACCGCTGCCAGGGCGGAAATCACCTGCGGCCAGGGCGCTGGCCCAGGCTGCGATCACCAGGCCGATGACGAACAGCCCGTTGTTCGACAGCAGGGTTTCCTTGACCACCGTGGCGCAGCCGGAAAAGCCGTCGAGCCCTTCCAGACGCTCGGGCAGCCAGCCCAGGCTGTTCGCGCCGGTGCGCGCCAGGCTGCCCAGTTCTGCGGTTACCCCCAGCGGAGCGACGCGAAAATAGGCCAGCACCGCCAGGCCGCCGATCAAGACACCGCCGACCCAGGTCGGCCAGCGCGCGCCAAACAGCAGGGACCACAGTCCCCGTGCCCCGACCGCCGCACCTGCCTGGCGGTAGCGCAGCAGCCAGGCAGCCAGCGCTCCGAGCAACAGCAATTGCAGGAGCAGCGAGCCGCCATAACCGAGCTTGCCCGGCAGCCAGAGCACCGGTGCCTCCTGCAGGGCGGCCAGATACAGCGGGTTCCAGCTGAGAAAGCCGAGGGCGAAACCGAGCAGTGCGCCGGCCAGTGCTGCCAGCGAGGCGAAGTGGCCTTCACCCAAGCGATACAGGTGCGCGCTGATGCACGAGCCGGAAATCGCCATGCCGATGCCGAACACCGTGGCCGCCAGGGCCAGCACCCAGCTCAGCGGGCCGATATGCGCATCCGGCGGCAGGCGCCCGCCGCTGGGATCGGGCAGGAAGGCGCCGAACACCGTGTGATACCCGATAGTGCCTACCGCCAGGGCGGCGAGCAGGCCAAGCAGGCCATCCGGCACGCGGCGTTCGATGAAATCGCGGGTGACGCAGAAGAAGCAGAAGCGCGAGCGCTGCAGCAGCAGGCCGAACAGCGCGCCGCTGGCCAGCGAATAGCTGAAGGCGCGGCCTTCGTTGCTGCCGTCGGCCAGGTGCCAGGCCACGGCGAGCAGGACGACGGTCAGCAGACCGGTCAGGGCGGCGGGCAGTGCTGTGCGAGGAGAGGTGATGCTGGCGGTCATGGCTTGTCCTTTCCTACCGTAATGACGAAGCGGCCCTGGCGTGGCGCGCAGGGCCGCTGTTCGAGTAGGGCGGATCAGGTTTCATCTGTCCACGTCACCCACCCTACGGGCTGTAATGCTCCAGGTCTTTTACTTGCCGCCCCAGACGGTGCCGGCCACGTTTACCACCGGCACGCCCACAGCGTTGCCGTACTCGGTCCAGGAACCGTCGTAGTTGCGCACGTCATAGCCGAGAATCTTCTTCAGGGCGAACCAGGTGTGGCTGGAGCGCTCGCCGATGCGGCAGTAGGTGATGATCGGCTTGCTGCCGTCGACGCCCACCGCACCGTAGATCTTCTTCAGTTCATCGGCCGATTTGAACGTCCCGTCGGCGGCTACCGCCTGGCCCCAGGGCACGTTCACCGCGCCGGGTATGTGGCCGGCGCGCACGGCCAGCTCCTGCACGCCTTGCGGAGCGAAGACCTTGCCGTTGTATTCATCGGCCGAGCGGATATCCACCAGCTGCACGTCGCTGCGTTTCTCGGCGGCTGCAACCACGTCCGGCAGGAACGCGCGCAGCTCCCTGTTGGCGGCCTTCACCGTGACGTTGCCGGCTTTCGGCGTGCTGGCGCGGCTATCCAGCTGGCGGCCTTCGGCCTCCCACTTGGCGCGGCCGCCGTCGAGCAGCTTGACGTTGTCGACGCCGTACACGTCGAACACCCAGGCACCCCAGGCGGCGAACCAGTTGTTGTTGTCGCCATAGAGGATGGTGGTGCTGTCGTCATTCACTCCGGCCTTGCGCAGCAATTGCTGGAAGGCTTCCTGGCTGGCGATGTCACGGCGTACCGGGTCGACCAGATCGCTGTGCCAGGCGAAGTTCACCGCACCGGGGATATGCCCGCGTTCGTAAACGCCGGGCACCACGCTGACCTCGATGATGCGCAGCTTGGGGTCCTGCAGGTTCTTTTCCAGCCAGTCGGTGCTGACCAGGTATTCGCTGGCAGCCTGGGCCGTTTGCAGCAGGGTAGCGGCGGCCAGCAGGCCGGCGCCGAGGAGGGTTTTGATCTTCATTGTTGTGACCTCGTGGTCGTTGGCAGTTTTTGAGGCTAGATGAGCGCCGCAAGGGCGAAATATCGATTCTTCCTATGCATATTCCCGGGGCGTGACCTCCTTCCCTAGCCGTACAGCGACGGTTGCGGCCCCTGGCCGCTGAGCAGCCAGTTGCCCAGGTCGCGCACCTTGTAGTCGATCGGGTCGTGCAGGCTGTGTACCCGCACGTTGCGCCAGAAGCGGTCGAAGCCGTAGCGCGAGCTGGTGGCGCGGGCGCCCATGGCTTCGAAGATCTGGCTGGTGATCTCCAGCGCGGCGCGTACCGCCACCACCTTGGCCTCGCTGATGGCCAGCGCCACTTCGGCGCGTTCGGCGGCGGTCAGCGCCGGTTTTTCCCAGGCGGCCTGCAGGCGCTGGGCGGCGTGCTCGGCCAGCGGCAGGGCAGCGCGGTAGCGCAGCCACAGCTCGCCGTAGCGCTGCTGGATGAACGGATCATCACTGGCACTGGCCACGCCCGAAGCCGGCCATGGGCGGCTCTGCTCGCGGGTGTAGCGCAGTGCGGCATCCAGCGCGCCTTGGGCATTGCCCAGATAGAGTTGGGTAAGGATCAGCTGCGACAGGCAGGCACGCAGGGTGGTGCGCGGGCTGGGGCCGACCGGGCCGAGCAGCTCGCTGCTGTCGACGAATACCTGCTCGAACTGCACGGTGCCGCTGTCGGTCTGGCGCTGGCCGAAACCGTCCCAGTCGCTGTTCACCGCCAGGCCCTCGCGTTGACTCGGCAGGACGATGAACACCCGGTCTTCCGGGTTCTTGCCACGCGGTGCGCTGATCACCAGCGCATCGGCGCCGAGCGCACCGGAGCAGAACGACTTGCTGCCGTTGAGCTCGTAATGTTCCTCGCGCGGGGTGAGCTTGAGGCCGGTGTCGCGGCCGTTGGTGGCGTTGCCCCAGAACCAGCGCTCCTGCACCGTGCGGGTCAGCCAGTGGCGCTGCTGCTCGGGGGTGCCGAACAGCAGGATGGTCGCCACCTGCAGGTGCTGGAAGGCGAACAGGTGGGCCAGCGAGCTGTCCACCGCCGCCAGGTAGCGCACGATGCGATAGATTTCCGGCCAGGCCACGCCCTGGCCGCCGTACTGCTGCGGCACGGCCAGGGTCAGCAGGCCGCTGTCGCGCACCAGCTCGCGTTCGACCTGGGCGCTGCCGCCAGCGCGGTCACGCTCCACTGCGCTGGCCGCCAGACGCCGGGCCAGGCGTTCGACCTTGGCCGTGCGGCTGCCGAAATCCACGGGGAACAGGTGGGCGGCGAACAGTGGTTCGTCGCGCAGGCTGGGGTGCAGGCGGGCTTCGGCGTTCATTGCGGGCTCCAGATGCTCACGTCGCGGGCGTCCACCGAGGTCGGCAGCAGGCTGGCGCCGTAGAAGGCGTCGGCAATCTTCTGCTGCTCGGCGAGGCTGTCCGGTTGCACCAGGCGCACCTGGTAGCTGCGCTTGGCGTTGGCCTGCTCGACGATGGCCGGGTCGAGATTGCCCCACAGCGGGCCGAGAATTTCAGCTGCCTGGCGCGGATTGGCGCGCAGCCAGTCGCCGGTCTTCACCAGCTCGGCGAACACGGTCTGCAGCACCTGCGGGTGGCTCTTGGCGAACCTGGCGCTGGTCAGGTAGTAGCGCTGGTAGTCGGCCAGGCCCTTGCCGTCGGCGAGGATGCGGGTCGGCAACTGTTGCTGGGCGCCGCTGAGGAAGGGTTCCCAGGTGACCCAGGCGTCCACCTTGCGGTTCTCGAAGGCGGCGCGGCCGTCGGCCGGGGTCAGGTAGGCGGGTTCGATATCGCTGAACTTCAGACCGGCCTTGTTCAGCGCCGCGATCAGCAGGTAGTGCACG
The sequence above is drawn from the Pseudomonas sp. Z8(2022) genome and encodes:
- a CDS encoding sulfurtransferase, encoding MKIKTLLGAGLLAAATLLQTAQAASEYLVSTDWLEKNLQDPKLRIIEVSVVPGVYERGHIPGAVNFAWHSDLVDPVRRDIASQEAFQQLLRKAGVNDDSTTILYGDNNNWFAAWGAWVFDVYGVDNVKLLDGGRAKWEAEGRQLDSRASTPKAGNVTVKAANRELRAFLPDVVAAAEKRSDVQLVDIRSADEYNGKVFAPQGVQELAVRAGHIPGAVNVPWGQAVAADGTFKSADELKKIYGAVGVDGSKPIITYCRIGERSSHTWFALKKILGYDVRNYDGSWTEYGNAVGVPVVNVAGTVWGGK
- a CDS encoding MFS transporter produces the protein MSAALPASVYRLPGFLSFLIARIVVVFAVQIQAVVVAWQVYDLTRDPLSLAYVGLAQFIPMLLLLMPAGDLIDRYDRKLILMLSWVVEGGCAAALLWLSLSEAPVAWYYAVLVLYGCGRAFTGPALSSLLPQIVPRERLAAAIAANSMIMRGATISGPVIGGGLYALGGGGLTYSVCLACFFVGCLLLQRVPVLYAEKMQVLESGAWTRFTAGIHFIRTRPIILGTISLDLFAVLLGGVVALLPIYAQEVLEVGPTGLGLLRSAMAIGEVSVGLYLSMKPFNRHVGLVMFGAVALFGLANLVFALSSLFWLSFAALVVAGGADMVSMYIRSSLVQFSTPDAMRGRVNAVNMLFIGSSNELGEFRAGTSAAWFGVVPAALIGCACTLTVTGGWMLGFKSLRQVDRFEDASPSRAA
- a CDS encoding class I SAM-dependent methyltransferase, with the protein product MPLSPEELAQISALTLAHYQSSAEDFREGTRDHDVSQNIAALLRHIEGQKPWRILDFGCGPGRDLRTFSRLGHEAIGLDGCAEFVAMAQADSDCEVWQQSFLELDLPAAHFDGIFANASLFHVPDQELPRVLGQLHAALKPGGVLFSSNPRGENQEGWNGPRYGSYHDLERWRARLTAAGFVELEHYYRPAGLPRDQQPWLASVWRRMG
- a CDS encoding aliphatic sulfonate ABC transporter substrate-binding protein translates to MSKTHSQRSKLIAASLAIGLLVAPLTEAAEQLRIGYQKSSTLISLLKSQGTLEKALADQDISVSWHEFPNGQPLLEALNVGNIDLSADVADTVPVFAQAAGADLAYFAQEAPSPSAQAIIVREDSPIKTLADLKGKKIAVTKAAGVHYLLIAALNKAGLKFSDIEPAYLTPADGRAAFENRKVDAWVTWEPFLSGAQQQLPTRILADGKGLADYQRYYLTSARFAKSHPQVLQTVFAELVKTGDWLRANPRQAAEILGPLWGNLDPAIVEQANAKRSYQVRLVQPDSLAEQQKIADAFYGASLLPTSVDARDVSIWSPQ
- a CDS encoding acyl-CoA dehydrogenase family protein translates to MNAEARLHPSLRDEPLFAAHLFPVDFGSRTAKVERLARRLAASAVERDRAGGSAQVERELVRDSGLLTLAVPQQYGGQGVAWPEIYRIVRYLAAVDSSLAHLFAFQHLQVATILLFGTPEQQRHWLTRTVQERWFWGNATNGRDTGLKLTPREEHYELNGSKSFCSGALGADALVISAPRGKNPEDRVFIVLPSQREGLAVNSDWDGFGQRQTDSGTVQFEQVFVDSSELLGPVGPSPRTTLRACLSQLILTQLYLGNAQGALDAALRYTREQSRPWPASGVASASDDPFIQQRYGELWLRYRAALPLAEHAAQRLQAAWEKPALTAAERAEVALAISEAKVVAVRAALEITSQIFEAMGARATSSRYGFDRFWRNVRVHSLHDPIDYKVRDLGNWLLSGQGPQPSLYG
- a CDS encoding MFS transporter; translated protein: MSSSPAATSLAGASPVAQASPLVMRVIGACALAHLINDLIQAVLPAIYPMLKLNYGLSFAQIGLITLTFQLTASLLQPWVGYHTDRHPKPWLLPAGSLCTLVGILMLAFVGSFPAILMASALVGIGSSTFHPEASRIARLASGGRYGLAQSTFQVGGNAGTAFGPLLAAAIIIPYGQGNVAWFGLFAAFAIVVLYGLSRWYRHHLTLFKLKQGGVATHGLSSGRVKFALLILALLVFSKYFYMASFTSYFTFFLIEKFDLSVASSQLYLFLFLGAVAAGTFFGGPIGDRIGRKQVIWFSILGVAPFSLLLPHVDLFWTGVLSMVIGFILASAFSAIVVFAQELMPGNVGMIAGLFFGLMFGFGGIGGALLGYLADIHGIEEVFLICSFLPLLGILTALLPTLKAR
- a CDS encoding YeeE/YedE family protein, which gives rise to MTASITSPRTALPAALTGLLTVVLLAVAWHLADGSNEGRAFSYSLASGALFGLLLQRSRFCFFCVTRDFIERRVPDGLLGLLAALAVGTIGYHTVFGAFLPDPSGGRLPPDAHIGPLSWVLALAATVFGIGMAISGSCISAHLYRLGEGHFASLAALAGALLGFALGFLSWNPLYLAALQEAPVLWLPGKLGYGGSLLLQLLLLGALAAWLLRYRQAGAAVGARGLWSLLFGARWPTWVGGVLIGGLAVLAYFRVAPLGVTAELGSLARTGANSLGWLPERLEGLDGFSGCATVVKETLLSNNGLFVIGLVIAAWASALAAGDFRPGSGAPRDWLRGLLGGVLLGWGSLLALGCTVGTLLSGVMAGAASGWVFALFCLIGTVLGLKLRPLLRLG